The window TATTGGGGACCATCGGCGGCGGTCCCGCAGAAAAGCTCGTGATAGAGGAAGGCTTGAAATGCCTGAAAGCCGGAGTTTCCCGTTCGGTCAGCTACAAACTGGACAGCGGTACATCATCCCGGAGCATCAACATGGTCTGTGGGGGTAACATGGAGTTCTTTATCGAAGTCTTTCTGCCCCGGCCTGCCCTGTTCCTTGCCGGTGGCGGCCATGTCAATCTGGCTCTGGCAGAGCTGGCGGAGAAGCTGGACTACCCCTATGTGGTTGCCGACAGCCGTCCGGAGATAGCCTCCAGAGAGCGATTCCCCAGGGCCCTGGATCATATTTGTGAGCCCGACTCGTCTGCCCTGTTCAGCGAAGCTCTTGCAAGGGGCTTGATCGACAGTGGTACCTCCCTGATCATAGCCACCCACAATCATGATGAAACGGCCCTGGCCGCGGCACTCCGGACAGAGAGCTCCTACATCGGAATGCTCGGAAGCAAGCGGAAGGTCCGCCTGTTCCTGAACAAGATGAGTGAGGCCGGATTCTCAGACAAGGATCTGGAACGAGTATATTCTCCCATAGGCCTGGATCTGGGAGCCGAAACACCTCATGAAATTGCCATCAGTATCCTGGCGGAAATCATGATGCTCCGCACTGGGAGCAGCGGAAAATCTATGACTCTTCTCCCCAAAGCATTTCCCCCTGAAGGGGCACCCCTCATCATTGTCCGAGGAGCAGGAGACATTGCCAGCGGCGTCATCTGTCGTCTCCACAACAGTGGCTTCCGGGTGGCCGCCCTTGAGACAAACCAGCCAACAGTGATCCGCCGGACTGTTTCCTTTGCTGATGCCCTCCGTTTTGAAACAGCCCTGGTAGAAGGGATACAAGCCGTCAAAACGGCAAACGAGAATGAGATCAGCCGGGCATTTTCAGAAAAGAAGATTCCCATCCTTGCCGACCCGCAGGGGCTTTGGATTGAAAAACTCAAGCCCCTTTGCGTAGTGGATGCCATCCTGGCCAAGAAGAATCTGGGAACCCGGATGGATATGGCCGCCGTTGTTATCGGCCTTGGTCCTGGATTCACCGCTGGCGAGGATGTTCATGCAGTGATCGAAACCAACCGGGGGCATAGCCTGGGTCAGGTCATTCTCAAAGGGCAGGCTCTCAAGGACACGGGAATACCCGGCACCATTGGCGGCTACTCGTCTGAACGGGTTATTCGAGCTCCGGCTTCAGGGATCATCGAAGTGATCCGGGATATTGAGAGCCTTGTGAAGAAGGGCGAGGTTCTTGCCAGGATTGGAAAGACTGAAGTCCTCTCACCCCTGGATGGTGTGGTCAGAGGCATGATTGCTCCGGGCACCCTGGTGAAAGAAGGTCTGAAGATGGCCGATGTTGACCCCAGGGGTGAAACCACCTACTGCCATCAGGTCTCAGACAAGGCCCGGGCTATAGCCGGAGGAGTACTGGAAGCACTGCTCCAGCTGACTCCCCGACTCCTGACAGGAAGGCAGAATTGATTTATCTTGATAATGCCGCCACCAGCTGGCCCAAGCCGCCGGGACTGGCCGAGGCGATGAGCCGGGCTATCGAGGCACCTCTGGGAAATCCAGGGCGGAGCTCCCATGCTGCCGGGATCAGCGCCGACAGGATTCTTTTTGAACTGAGGGAAACCATGGCAGAGATATTTGCAATGAAGGACAGCAGCTCTCTCATCTTCAACTCGGGAGCAACAGAATCGCTAAATACAGTGCTCTCGGGATTCCTGAAGCCGGGACAGAAGGTCCTGACCAGCTCCATGGAACATAACAGCGTGATGCGCCCCCTCCTTCATCTTCAGAGAGAGAGGAACCTGAGTCTGAGACGTTTCCCCTCAGATCCTGACAGCGGATTCCCCGACATGAAGTCCTTTGAAAAGGAAATGGATCAGAGGCCGGATCTTCTGGTGGTCACGGCGGCCTCCAATGTGAACGGAGTGATCTTTCCCCTGGAAGAGATGGCGTATCTTGCCGGGAAGAAGGGTGTTCCTCTGTGTGTCGATGCCGCTCAGGGTGGTGGAGAAATTCCTCTATACCCGGAAAAATGGGGAATCGACTTCCTCTGTTTTGCCGGGCATAAGGGCCTTCTAGGCCCTTCCGGTACAGGGGGATTCACCATCCGGGACCCGGAGCGCCTCATGCCTCTCATCCTGGGCGGCACGGGCAGCCGCTCCAGAGAGGAAGAACAGCCTGACATGATGCCTGATAAGTTCGAAAGCGGAACCCCCAATATCCCTGGCCTGGCTGGTCTGCTCCACAGTCTCAATTTCATCATTGATTCCGAGTCTCTTCATTTAGAGGCAAAAAACAGAACAAAGCGATTCGTCGAGGAACTCAGTGAACTGGAGGGTATCCGTATTGTTGGTAGGCCATCCGCGAGAGGCTCCGGAGGGAAGACTCCGGAAGAAAGTCCTTCTTACTTGAGAGTGATCTCCCTCCTTCCAGTAATCGGCACACTGACAGAGCTGACCGCCTTTATAAACAGTAAAAACATGGCGGTACGCTCGGGGCTGCAATGCTCACCCTCGGCCCACAAGACCCTGAAAACCTTTGATGCCGGAG of the Oceanispirochaeta sp. genome contains:
- the yqeB gene encoding selenium-dependent molybdenum cofactor biosynthesis protein YqeB encodes the protein MSLFTKAAELEKQNRSFALITITASEGSAPRNSGRMILLNDGSILGTIGGGPAEKLVIEEGLKCLKAGVSRSVSYKLDSGTSSRSINMVCGGNMEFFIEVFLPRPALFLAGGGHVNLALAELAEKLDYPYVVADSRPEIASRERFPRALDHICEPDSSALFSEALARGLIDSGTSLIIATHNHDETALAAALRTESSYIGMLGSKRKVRLFLNKMSEAGFSDKDLERVYSPIGLDLGAETPHEIAISILAEIMMLRTGSSGKSMTLLPKAFPPEGAPLIIVRGAGDIASGVICRLHNSGFRVAALETNQPTVIRRTVSFADALRFETALVEGIQAVKTANENEISRAFSEKKIPILADPQGLWIEKLKPLCVVDAILAKKNLGTRMDMAAVVIGLGPGFTAGEDVHAVIETNRGHSLGQVILKGQALKDTGIPGTIGGYSSERVIRAPASGIIEVIRDIESLVKKGEVLARIGKTEVLSPLDGVVRGMIAPGTLVKEGLKMADVDPRGETTYCHQVSDKARAIAGGVLEALLQLTPRLLTGRQN
- a CDS encoding aminotransferase class V-fold PLP-dependent enzyme; its protein translation is MIYLDNAATSWPKPPGLAEAMSRAIEAPLGNPGRSSHAAGISADRILFELRETMAEIFAMKDSSSLIFNSGATESLNTVLSGFLKPGQKVLTSSMEHNSVMRPLLHLQRERNLSLRRFPSDPDSGFPDMKSFEKEMDQRPDLLVVTAASNVNGVIFPLEEMAYLAGKKGVPLCVDAAQGGGEIPLYPEKWGIDFLCFAGHKGLLGPSGTGGFTIRDPERLMPLILGGTGSRSREEEQPDMMPDKFESGTPNIPGLAGLLHSLNFIIDSESLHLEAKNRTKRFVEELSELEGIRIVGRPSARGSGGKTPEESPSYLRVISLLPVIGTLTELTAFINSKNMAVRSGLQCSPSAHKTLKTFDAGGTLRLSPGLFTTDGELNEFMTTLKEYIWQTRKN